One window of the Mycobacterium haemophilum DSM 44634 genome contains the following:
- a CDS encoding DUF3558 domain-containing protein, translated as MFTRVRLIGALAALITAVIGGTVGAQGSPPPTTSGTVQLRSTGEPMETTMKSPIVATTDPRPFDPCEDIPFDAVQRLGLTFTPPEHEDGLRCRYDAGNYQLAIEAIIWRTYAQTLPPDAVETTINGHRAAQYWVMKPTYHNSFWYYSCMVTFKTSYGVIQQALFYSTIYSHPSDSGVDCPSTNLQRANDLAPYYKF; from the coding sequence GTGTTCACCAGGGTCCGTCTGATCGGAGCACTCGCTGCGTTGATCACAGCGGTCATCGGGGGCACGGTGGGCGCCCAGGGCTCCCCGCCGCCAACCACCAGCGGGACCGTGCAGCTGCGCTCGACCGGCGAGCCGATGGAAACCACCATGAAGAGCCCGATCGTGGCGACCACCGACCCGCGCCCGTTCGACCCCTGTGAGGACATCCCGTTCGATGCCGTGCAGCGACTCGGACTGACGTTCACGCCCCCCGAACATGAGGACGGGCTGCGCTGCCGCTACGACGCCGGTAACTATCAGCTGGCCATCGAGGCCATCATCTGGCGCACGTACGCACAGACGCTGCCCCCTGATGCCGTCGAGACCACGATCAACGGCCACCGCGCCGCACAGTACTGGGTCATGAAGCCGACCTATCACAACAGCTTCTGGTACTACTCCTGCATGGTGACGTTCAAGACCAGCTACGGGGTAATCCAGCAGGCGCTGTTCTACTCGACGATCTACTCGCACCCCTCGGACTCGGGAGTCGACTGCCCGTCCACCAACCTGCAACGGGCGAACGACCTCGCCCCGTACTACAAGTTCTAA
- a CDS encoding CocE/NonD family hydrolase, whose protein sequence is MRTLTTHVGGNAAGGLLGLPRATTRYTVRRVHVPMRDGIGLVADHYAPLTSSPAGTVLVRGPYGRRLPFSLIFGRLYAARGYHVVLQSVRGTFGSGGVFEPMINEAADGADTVTWLRQQPWFTGRFGTVGLSYLGFTQWALLHDPPPELAAAVITAAPHDFHASVWDTGSFTINDFLGWSDLISHQEDRRRIRSGIRQLRARRKVARAAGDVPLGAAARTLLGTGAPWFESWVEHCDHNDPFWTQMRLHAALDRVEVPVLLVGGWQDIFLRQTLQQYRQLRDRDVHVALTIGPWTHTQMLTKGLAINARESLAWLDTHLGEAPARRRRSTVRVFVAGQGWRNLPDWPPATTDRVLYLAPGGRLSETAPVPRRTPATFRCDPADPTPTTGGPMLLPSGGYRDDSRLALRDDVLAYTGAPLTQDLYVYGNPVVELAHSSDNPNVDLFVRVSEVDAKGRSRNVSDSYRRLSPAQHVPDLQNLVSIELDAIAHRFSAGSRIRVLVAGSWFPRYARNLGTQEPMLAARQLTPATHAVHFGPSRLVLPIGQRDPSADRVTDPVGDAG, encoded by the coding sequence GTGCGCACCTTGACCACGCACGTCGGCGGCAATGCTGCCGGCGGGCTGTTGGGACTGCCGCGGGCAACCACCCGCTACACCGTGCGCCGAGTCCACGTCCCGATGCGCGACGGCATCGGACTGGTTGCCGACCACTACGCACCGCTCACGTCGAGCCCCGCTGGCACCGTGCTGGTCCGGGGACCCTATGGACGTCGGCTGCCGTTTTCGTTGATATTTGGCAGGCTGTACGCCGCCCGCGGCTACCACGTCGTGCTGCAAAGCGTGCGCGGGACGTTCGGGTCAGGCGGCGTGTTCGAGCCAATGATCAACGAGGCCGCCGACGGCGCCGACACCGTGACCTGGCTGCGTCAACAGCCCTGGTTCACCGGACGGTTCGGCACCGTCGGACTGTCCTACCTGGGGTTCACCCAGTGGGCGCTGCTGCACGATCCGCCGCCGGAACTGGCCGCGGCGGTCATCACCGCGGCTCCGCACGATTTCCACGCCTCGGTGTGGGATACCGGCTCGTTCACCATCAACGATTTTCTGGGCTGGAGCGATCTGATTTCGCACCAGGAGGATCGGCGGCGCATCCGCAGCGGCATCCGCCAGCTGCGGGCGCGGCGGAAGGTGGCACGCGCAGCCGGCGACGTTCCGCTGGGTGCTGCAGCCAGGACCCTGCTTGGCACGGGTGCTCCGTGGTTCGAATCGTGGGTCGAACACTGCGACCACAACGATCCGTTCTGGACGCAGATGCGGCTGCACGCCGCGCTGGACCGCGTTGAGGTGCCGGTGTTGCTGGTAGGTGGCTGGCAAGACATATTCCTGCGGCAAACACTGCAGCAGTACCGGCAGCTGCGCGACCGCGACGTCCATGTCGCGCTGACGATCGGGCCCTGGACACACACTCAGATGCTCACCAAGGGACTGGCCATCAACGCTCGGGAATCGTTGGCTTGGCTGGACACTCACCTGGGCGAGGCGCCGGCCCGACGCAGGCGCAGCACGGTCCGGGTTTTCGTCGCCGGCCAGGGCTGGCGCAACCTACCTGATTGGCCGCCCGCTACCACTGACCGCGTGCTGTATCTGGCGCCAGGCGGCCGCCTCAGCGAGACCGCGCCGGTCCCGCGGCGGACGCCGGCGACATTTCGCTGTGACCCCGCCGACCCGACACCGACCACCGGCGGTCCAATGCTGTTGCCGTCCGGTGGTTATCGCGACGACAGCCGCCTGGCGCTGCGCGACGACGTGCTCGCCTACACCGGCGCCCCCCTCACCCAGGATCTGTACGTGTACGGAAACCCGGTAGTCGAGTTGGCGCACTCTTCGGACAATCCCAACGTCGACCTGTTCGTCCGGGTGAGCGAGGTCGACGCCAAGGGCCGGTCACGCAACGTCAGCGACAGCTACCGGCGGCTGAGCCCCGCGCAGCACGTGCCGGACTTGCAGAATCTGGTCAGCATCGAACTCGACGCGATCGCCCACCGCTTTAGTGCCGGATCACGCATCCGGGTCCTAGTAGCCGGCAGCTGGTTCCCCCGCTACGCGCGCAACCTCGGCACGCAAGAACCGATGCTGGCGGCCCGGCAGCTGACACCGGCCACCCATGCGGTGCATTTCGGCCCCTCCCGGCTGGTGCTTCCCATCGGCCAGCGCGACCCGTCAGCCGACCGCGTCACGGACCCGGTCGGCGACGCCGGTTAG
- a CDS encoding DUF2277 family protein yields the protein MCRNITELRGLQPAATAEEIAAAARQYVRKVSGITHPSAANAEAFEAAVAEVTVTTTRLLGALPPRRQPPKTVPPLRRPEVIARLAGSQ from the coding sequence ATGTGCCGGAACATCACCGAACTGCGCGGGTTGCAGCCCGCGGCCACGGCGGAAGAGATCGCGGCGGCAGCGCGTCAGTATGTGCGCAAGGTCAGCGGCATCACCCACCCGTCAGCGGCGAATGCCGAGGCGTTCGAGGCGGCGGTCGCCGAGGTCACCGTGACGACGACGCGATTGCTGGGTGCGCTGCCGCCGCGGCGCCAGCCGCCGAAGACCGTGCCGCCATTGCGCCGCCCCGAAGTCATCGCCCGGCTCGCGGGATCGCAGTGA
- a CDS encoding DUF1802 family protein — MTPALKEWSAVVHALLDGRQRVLLRKGGIREKRFEVAAQEFLLFPTVAHSHAERVRPEHQDLLAAAAADSTDEHLVVRAAAKVVAALPVNRPDGLGGIADLHIWTAESVRTDRLDFRPKHKLAVLVVSAIPLVEPVRLTRAPEYAGCTSWVQLPVHPALGTPVHADAALTGVADRVRDAVG, encoded by the coding sequence GTGACGCCTGCGCTGAAGGAGTGGAGCGCGGTGGTGCACGCACTGCTGGATGGTCGTCAGCGTGTGCTGCTACGCAAGGGCGGTATTCGGGAAAAGCGCTTCGAGGTGGCGGCCCAGGAGTTCTTGCTGTTTCCGACGGTCGCCCACAGCCATGCGGAGCGGGTCCGGCCCGAGCATCAAGACTTACTGGCAGCTGCGGCCGCCGACAGCACCGACGAGCATCTTGTAGTGCGGGCTGCAGCGAAAGTTGTTGCCGCACTGCCGGTTAACCGGCCCGATGGTCTCGGGGGGATTGCGGATCTGCACATCTGGACCGCCGAGTCGGTCCGCACCGACCGGCTGGACTTCCGGCCCAAACACAAACTCGCGGTGCTGGTGGTATCCGCGATTCCCTTGGTCGAGCCGGTGCGACTCACCCGCGCCCCCGAGTACGCGGGCTGCACCAGCTGGGTGCAGCTGCCGGTGCACCCAGCATTGGGGACACCCGTGCACGCCGACGCCGCGCTAACCGGCGTCGCCGACCGGGTCCGTGACGCGGTCGGCTGA